In Corylus avellana chromosome ca2, CavTom2PMs-1.0, the following proteins share a genomic window:
- the LOC132170511 gene encoding serine hydroxymethyltransferase, mitochondrial has protein sequence MAMAMALRRIASSVDKPIRPLSNGASLYYMSSLPNEAVYEKEKTRVTWPKQLNAPLEVVDPEIANIIELEKARQWKGLELIPSENFTSLSVMQAVGSIMTNKYSEGYPGARYYGGNEYIDMAESLCQKRALEAFRLDPAKWGVNVQPLSGSPSNFQVYTALLKPHDRIMALDLPHGGHLSHGYQTDTKKISAVSIFFETMPYRLDESTGYIDYDQLEKSATLFRPKLIVAGASAYARLYDYARIRKVCDKQKAILLADMAHISGLVAAGVIPSPFEYADVVTTTTHKSLRGPRGAMIFFRKGLKEINKQGNEVLYDYEDKINQAVFPGLQGGPHNHTIAGLAVALKQATTPEYRGYQEQVLSNCSKFAQSLIKNGYELVSGGTENHLVLVNLKNKGIDGSRVEKVLESVHIAANKNTVPGDVSAMVPGGIRMGTPALTSRGFVEEDFAKVAEFFDAAVKLAVKIKAETKGTKLKDFLGTMQSGSHFQSEIAKLRHDVEEYAKQFPTIGFEKESMKYRN, from the exons atggcAATGGCAATGGCGCTTCGCAGGATTGCCTCTTCCGTCGACAAGCCGATTCGCCCCCTCTCCAATGGCGCCTCCCTCTATTACATG TCATCCTTGCCAAACGAGGCTGTCTACGAGAAGGAGAAAACCCGCGTCACA TGGCCGAAGCAATTGAATGCTCCGCTGGAGGTTGTGGATCCGGAGATTGCGAACATTATAGAGCTTGAGAAAGCTAGACAATGGAAG GGGCTAGAACTTATTCCCTCAGAGAACTTCACTTCCCTCTCTGTAATGCAAGCAGTTGGATCTATCATGACTAACAAATACAGTGAAGGATATCCTGGTGCTAGATACTATGGAGGAAACGA GTACATTGACATGGCAGAATCCTTATGCCAGAAGCGTGCTTTGGAGGCATTTCGGTTGGATCCAGCGAAATGGGGAG TGAACGTGCAGCCTCTATCTGGGTCTCCATCTAATTTTCAAGTTTACACTGCGTTGTTAAAACCTCATGATAGAATCATGGCACTTGATCTTCCTCATGGTGGGCATCTTTCTCATGGCTATCAG ACTGACACCAAAAAGATATCCGCAGTCTCTATATTTTTTGAGACAATGCCATATAGATTGGATGAGAGCACTGGCTATATTGACTATGACCAG TTGGAGAAAAGTGCCACACTCTTCAGGCCAAAGTTGATAGTAGCTGGTGCTAGTGCTTATGCACGACTGTATGATTATGCACGTATTCGCAAG GTCTGTGACAAACAGAAAGCTATATTGTTGGCAGATATGGCACATATTAGTGGGCTGGTGGCAGCTGGTGTCATCCCATCACCTTTTGAGTATGCAGATGTTGTGACCACCACAACTCACAAGTCTCTTCGTGGGCCACGTGGCGCCATGATTTTCTTCAGGAAGGGGTTAAAAGAGATTAACAAACAAGGGAATGAG GTTTTGTATGACTATGAAGACAAAATAAATCAGGCAGTATTTCCTGGACTTCAAGGTGGCCCACACAACCACACAATTGCTGGCTTAGCAGTTGCACTGAAACAG GCTACAACTCCAGAATACAGAGGCTATCAAGAGCAAGTTCTCAGCAATTGCTCAAAATTTGCACAG TCTCTGATCAAGAATGGTTATGAACTTGTTTCTGGTGGTACTGAGAACCACCTAGTTTTGGTGAATTTGAAGAACAAG GGTATTGATGGCTCCAGAGTTGAGAAGGTGTTGGAATCTGTTCACATTGCAGCCAACAAAAACACTGTTCCTGGAGATGTGTCTGCCATGGTTCCTGGTGGCATCAGGATGG GAACCCCGGCTCTTACTTCCAGGGGATTTGTTGAGGAGGATTTTGCTAAGGTAGCAGAATTCTTTGATGCTGCTGTGAAGTTGGCAGTGAAGATCAAAGCAGAAACAAAAG GAACAAAGTTGAAGGACTTCTTGGGCACAATGCAGTCCGGCTCTCACTTTCAATCTGAGATCGCAAAGCTCCGCCATGATGTTGAGGAGTATGCAAAGCAATTTCCTACGATAGGGTTTGAGAAAGAATCCATGAAGTACAGGAACTGA
- the LOC132171651 gene encoding ribosomal RNA small subunit methyltransferase, mitochondrial, producing MLRFRKSLSRFFPGQHSLSLRRLHARSSRRCHPKSDNDDNDEKIRRRQEKPESHMHLYKSRGQHILTNPRVLDSIVRKSHVKPTDTVLEIGPGTGNLTLRLLEAAGKVVAVEIDKRMVEVLHKRVAEHGYKDRLTVICKDALKTEFPQFDLVVANIPYGISSPLVAKLAYGANPFRSATLLLQKEFARRLLANPGDSEFNRLAVNVKLVADVEFVMDVSKRDFVPCPKVDSSVVIIRPKAEVPDVNLDEWWAFIRTCFGKKNKTLGATFKQKKKVLDLLRISRTPFSNGESTSNDSNYDCSNNASADNDEEVDSSEEDMPMNAVFRKKIIGVLNSGGFEDKRPSKLSNEELLHLLALFNQAGIYFHDHSISSPSDSDNVELAAALSS from the exons ATGCTCCGCTTCCGCAAGTCCCTTTCGAGGTTCTTCCCCGGGCAACATTCGCTCTCACTCCGTCGACTCCACGCAAGGTCCAGTCGTCGTTGCCATCCCAAGAGCGACAACGATGACAATGACGAGAAGATTCGGAGGAGACAGGAGAAACCAGAGTCGCATATGCATCTATACAAGAGCAGGGGCCAACACATCCTCACCAACCCAAGAGTTCTCGACTCCATTGTCCGAAAATCACATGTAAAGCCCACCGATACAGTCCTGGAGATCGGACCCGGTACTGGAAATCTCACTCTGAGGCTTCTAGAAGCTGCCGGAAAGGTTGTCGCCGTTGAAATTGATAAGCGAATGGTTGAGGTTCTCCACAAACGCGTAGCCGAGCATGGATATAAAGATCGACTCACT GTTATATGCAAAGATGCATTAAAGACCGAGTTTCCTCAATTCGATCTTGTGGTGGCCAACATCCCGTATGGGATATCTTCACCTCTCGTGGCTAAATTAGCATACGGGGCGAACCCATTTAGGAGCGCCACGCTTCTCCTTCAGAAAGAGTTTGCTCGGAGACTGTTGGCTAATCCTGGCGACTCAGAGTTCAACCGCTTGGCGGTAAATGTGAAGCTGGTGGCTGATGTAGAGTTCGTCATGGATGTCAGCAAAAGGGACTTTGTTCCGTGTCCAAAGGTCGACTCCTCCGTGGTTATTATCCGCCCCAAAGCCGAAGTTCCTGATGTGAATCTGGATGAGTGGTGGGCTTTCATAAGAACCTGTTTTGGTAAGAAAAATAAGACGTTGGGTGCTACATTTaagcagaagaagaaggtaTTGGATTTACTGAGGATCTCCAGAACCCCCTTCTCAAATGGTGAAAGTACCTCCAATGACAGCAATTATGATTGCAGCAATAATGCTTCTGCTGATAATGATGAAGAAGTGGACAGCAGTGAAGAAGACATGCCGATGAATGCTGTTTTCAGGAAGAAGATCATAGGAGTTTTGAACTCAGGTGGTTTTGAAGATAAGAGGCCTTCAAAGCTGTCTAATGAGGAGTTACTGCATTTACTAGCATTATTTAATCAAGCTGGAATATATTTTCATGATCACTCAATCTCTAGCCCTAGTGATTCAGACAATGTAGAACTTGCTGCAGCTTTGAGTTCATAG
- the LOC132168847 gene encoding probable cytosolic oligopeptidase A has protein sequence MKIMMMVPNRVLGILLIANVLMATRISFTCAIHPLLKRAPRSLLSPKQFPKSYPCPLWSSSFSFCLHTLHKSTSRAPSLSRYRSSLSAPSMAAATAVDEAIEANPLMRNFDFPPFDVVEAKHVRPGIRALLKNLDGDLVELERTVEPSWPKLVEPLEKIVDQLTVAWGIVNHLKSVKDSPELRSAIEEVQPEKVKFELRLGQSKPIYNAFKAIQESPDWSSLSDARKRIVESQIKEAILNGVSLEDDKRDQFNKIQQELERISQKFEENVLDATKKFEKLIMDKKEIEGLPATALGLAAQTAVSKGHENATAENGPWIITLDAPSFMSVMQHARNRSLREEVYRAYVTRASSGDLDNAAIIDQILKLRSEKAKLLNYNNYAEVSMASKMATVEKAEELLEKLRSASWNAAVQDMDDVKKFSKSQGALEADDLNHWDINFWSERLRESKFDINEEELRPFFSLPKVMDGLFDLAKTLFGIDIKPADGLAPVWNKDVRFYRVNDSSGSPIAYFYFDPYSRPSEKRGGAWMDEVVGRSRVLSRDGASARLPIAHMVCNQSPPVGNKPSLMTFREVETVFHEFGHALQHMLTKQDEGLVSGIRGIEWDAVELPSQFMENWCYHRDTLMSIAKHYETGESLPEEVYLKLLAARTFRAGSLSLRQIRFASVDLELHSRYVPGGLETIYDVDRRVSERTQVIPPLPEDRFLCGFSHIFAGGYAAGYYSYKWAEVLSADAFSAFEDAGLDDSNAVVETGHKFRETILALGGGKPPLEVFVEFRGRQPSPEPLLRHNGLLQVPASA, from the exons atgaagaTTATGATGATGGTGCCAAACAGGGTACTCGGAATCCTTCTTATAGCCAACGTGTTAATGGCTACGCGCATCTCTTTCACCTGCGCAATCCACCCACTCCTGAAGCGCGCTCCACGTTCCCTTTTATCTCCCAAGCAATTCCCCAAATCGTATCCCTGTCCCCTCTGGTCCTCTTCGTTCTCTTTCTGCCTCCACACGCTCCATAAGTCTACCTCTAGAGCCCCTTCACTCTCTCGCTACCGCTCTTCGCTCTCTGCTCCATCAATGGCGGCTGCTACTGCTGTGGACGAGGCCATCGAAGCCAACCCTCTTATGCGAAACTTTGACTTTCCACCCTTCGATGTCGTCGAAGCCAAACACGTTCGCCCCGGGATCCGTGCTCTGTTGAAGAACCTC GATGGTGATTTGGTGGAATTGGAGCGCACGGTGGAGCCGTCATGGCCGAAGTTGGTGGAGCCACTGGAGAAGATTGTAGACCAGTTGACTGTTGCCTGGGGGATTGTTAATCATCTCAAGTCTGTCAAGGATTCTCCTGAGCTTCGTTCTGCCATCGAAGAAGTtcag CCAGAGAAGGTTAAGTTTGAGTTGAGGCTGGGACAAAGTAAACCTATTTACAATGCGTTTAAAGCTATTCAAGAATCTCCTGATTGGTCATCACTGAGTGATGCTCGTAAACGTATTGTGGAAT CCCAGATAAAGGAAGCGATTCTTAATGGTGTTTCTCTTGAAGATGATAAAAGAGaccaatttaacaaaattcagcAG GAATTGGAAAGAATATCTCAAAAATTTGAGGAGAATGTTTTGGATGCCACAAAGaagtttgaaaaattaattatggataaaaaagaaattgaagggtTGCCTGCTACTGCTCTTGGATTAGCAGCACAAACGGCAGTGTCTAAG GGTCATGAAAATGCTACTGCTGAGAATGGGCCTTGGATAATAACTTTGGATGCTCCAAGTTTTATGTCTGTTATGCAACATGCTCGAAACCGATCTTTGCGTGAGGAAGTCTACCGTGCTTATGTAACTCGAGCCTCGAGTGGTGATTTGGATAATGCAGCAATAATTGACCAGATTTTGAAGCTTAGGTCGGAAAAGGCTAAGCTTCTCAATTACAATAATTATGCTGAG GTAAGCATGGCATCCAAAATGGCTACTGTTGAAAAAGCAGAAGAGCTGCTAGAAAAACTTCGCAGTGCTTCCTGGAATGCTGCGGTTCAAG ATATGGATGACGTAAAAAAATTCTCCAAGAGTCAGGGTGCACTAGAAGCTGATGATTTGAACCATTGGGACATCAACTTTTGGAGTGAGAGGCTTCGTGAGTCAAAGTTTGACATCAATGAG GAAGAACTGCGTCCATTTTTCTCCTTGCCTAAGGTTATGGATGGCCTTTTTGACCTTGCAAAGACACTGTTTGGAATTGATATTAAGCCAGCTGATGGTCTAGCTCCG GTTTGGAACAAAGATGTTAGATTCTACCGCGTCAATGATTCCTCTGGTAGTCCTATTGCGTACTTCTATTTTGATCCATATTCTCGACCATCTGAGAAAAGGGGAGGTGCATGGATGGATGAGGTTGTTGGTCGAAGTCGTGTGTTGTCACGTGATGGTGCCTCTGCAAGGTTGCCTATTGCCCACATGGTGTGCAATCAATCACCACCAGTTGGGAACAAACCAAGCCTCATGACATTCCGTGAG GTTGAGACGGTCTTCCATGAATTTGGTCATGCACTTCAGCATATGCTGACCAAACAGGATGAGGGTCTAGTTTCCGGTATTAGGGGGATTGAGTGGGATGCCGTTGAATTACCTTCTCAGTTCATGGAAAACTGGTGTTACCATAG GGATACTTTGATGAGCATTGCAAAGCATTATGAAACTGGGGAGAGTCTCCCTGAAGAAGTATATTTGAAGCTTCTTGCAGCTAGGACTTTTCGTGCTGGCTCACTAAGTCTCCGTCAG ATAAGGTTTGCTAGTGTAGATTTGGAGCTGCATTCGAGGTACGTACCTGGTGGGTTGGAAACCATCTATGATGTTGATAGGAGGGTTTCTGAAAGGACGCAAGTGATCCCTCCGCTCCCAGAAGACAGGTTCCTTTGTGGTTTCAGCCATATATTTGCAG GTGGATATGCTGCTGGATACTACAGCTACAAG